A window of the Zeugodacus cucurbitae isolate PBARC_wt_2022May chromosome 2, idZeuCucr1.2, whole genome shotgun sequence genome harbors these coding sequences:
- the LOC128919715 gene encoding sorbitol dehydrogenase-like, translating into MFLGHNQTLASLKCIAPTFALLAPKIIGDVVKCFSSKCDGGSSKNKKSKKNGKDKKSKKGGNDKGCADGKGKSKGEKDNLTAVLYGIEDLRLEQRPIPKIADNEVLLKMDCVGICGSDVHYLVHGRIGDFVLTKPMVIGHEASGVVAKVGKNVKHLVEGDRVATEPGVPCRLCKYCKAGQYNLCPGMIFCATPPYDGNLTRYFKHAADFCYKLPDHMTMEEGALLEPLSVGVHACRRAGVRLGSRVLVLGAGPIGLVTVPVAKAMGAVQVMITDLVQQRLDVAKKLGATHTLCINKDDCAEDLAKKVHEIMGDEPDKSIDCCGVESTTRLSVFATRSGGCVVIVGMAGAESKIPLINALVREVDMRGVFRYCNDYPAALQLVASCKMNMECLITHHFDITETAKAFETARREDSGAIKVMIHVQPRDTNNNKSK; encoded by the exons atgtttcTGGGCCACAATCAGACGTTAGCTTCGCTCAAATGTATTGCACCCACGTTTGCCCTCCTAGCTCCAAAAATTATTGGAGACGTCGTAAAGTGTTTCAGTTCGAAATGCGATGGCGGCTCTAGTAAGAATAAAAAGTCAAAGAAAAATGGCAAAGATAAAAAGTCAAAGAAAGGTGGAAACGATAAAGGATGCGCTGATGGTAAAGGTAAATCGAAAGGTGAAAAGGATAACTTAACAGCTGTATTATATGGCATTGAGGATTTGCGACTG GAACAACGCCCCATTCCAAAAATTGCTGATAATG AGGTGCTTTTAAAGATGGACTGCGTTGGAATCTGTGGTTCCGATGTGCATTATTTAGTTCATGGACGCATTGGCGATTTTGTGCTCACCAAACCAATGGTAATCGGACATGAAGCTTCAGGTGTCGTAGCTAAAGTAGGCAAGAATGTAAAACATCTCGTTGAGGGCGATCGTGTAGCTACTGAGCCGGGTGTACCTTGCCGTTTATGCAAATATTGCAAAGCTGGTCAATATAATCTGTGTCCCGGTATGATATTCTGTGCCACACCACCTTATGATGGTAATCTCACACGCTACTTCAAGCATGCTGCCGATTTCTGCTACAAACTACCCGATCATATGACCATGGAGGAGGGTGCACTGTTGGAACCACTTTCGGTTGGTGTGCACGCTTGTCGTCGTGCTGGTGTAAGGCTTGGTTCCAGGGTACTTGTATTGGGTGCCGGTCCAATAGGTTTGGTAACAGTTCCAGTGGCTAAAGCTATGGGTGCAGTACAAGTTATGATCACAGATTTGGTGCAGCAACGCTTGGATGTTGCAAAAAAATTGGGTGCCACACATACATTATGTATTAATAAAGACGATTGCGCCGAAGACTTGGCAAAAAAGGTGCATGAAATAATGGGTGATGAACCAGACAAATCGATCGATTGTTGCGGTGTAGAGTCCACAACGCGTCTAAGTGTTTTC gctACTCGTTCAGGCGGTTGCGTTGTTATTGTAGGCATGGCTGGTGCTGAGTCGAAAATACCCTTGATCAATGCATTGGTGCGTGAAGTAGATATGCGAGGGGTCTTCCGCTATTGCAATGA CTATCCCGCAGCGCTGCAATTAGTTGCCTCTTGTAAGATGAATATGGAATGTTTGATTACCCACCACTTCGACATAACAGAAACAGCTAAGGCATTTGAAACCGCACGTCGTGAAGACAGTGGTGCCATCAAAGTCATGATTCACGTGCAACCCAGAgacacaaataataataagtctAAGTGA